The Chryseobacterium sp. JV274 sequence TTCTCCAACTTCTCCACCGTCCATTGTATACGCCCATTCAGCACCGAATTTAGCGACATCAAATTTATGTGCTCCTCTTCCGATTTCTTCATCAGGAGTAAATCCTATAGCAATTCTTCCGTGTTTGATTTCCGGATGAGCAATAAGATATTCTGCAGCCGTTACAATCTCTGCACAACCCGCTTTATCATCAGCACCGAGAAGAGTAGTTCCGTCAGTAGTAATTAACGTCTGGCCGATATATTTTTTTAAACTTTCAAATCTTGCAGGAGATAATGTGAATCCTGTCGTCTGGTTCAAAAGAAGATCATTTCCATCATAATTTTCCCAAACCTGAGGTTTTACATTTTCTCCACTGAAGTCCGGTGAAGTATCATAGTGTGAAATAAATCCGATCGTAGGTCTGTCATCATTTTCAAGGTTAGAAGGAACATATCCCATAATATATCCATGCTCATCAATTGAAACATTTTCCAGGCCGATAGTTTTCAGCTCTTCAGTAATGTAATTGGCAATATCCCACTGGCGGGGAGTAGAAGGTGTAATTTCACTTTCTGCATCGCTGGTTGAATATATTTTTACATAGCTAAGAAAACGGTTCAGTAATTTCTCTTTCCACAATGGGTTGAATTCTATTGTACTCATCAGATATCATAAATTTTAACAAAGTTAGCAAATTTGATGCTGAGAATACGTTATTTGCGATTTAATATCAGTTATCGAAATTATAAATCAGATATAAAACTTTGAAAATCAAAATAGTGTTAGCTTTGTATGTACAGTATATTAAGTAGTTTAGTTTTATTATATTTGAGAAAATCAAAAAGTAACAATGTTTCTTACCGAATGTCCTAGAGATGCCATGCAGGGATGGGGAGAATTTATCCCTACCGATAAAAAAATAGATTATATCAACTCCTTGATGGATGTTGGCTTTGATGTATTGGATTGTCTGAGTTTTGTTTCTCCGAAAGCAATTCCGCAGATGGCTGATTCTGATGAGGTGGCCGAAAATATTGACAAATCACGTTCCAAAACGAAGGTTTCAGCAATTATCGGTAATTATAGAGGTGCTGAAAAAGCATTGAAACACCAATCTGTTGATATTCTTGGTTTTCCGTTTTCTATTTCCGAAACTTTTCAGCACAGAAATACCAATAAAAGTCAGGAAGAAGCTTTTGATGAAATCATTAAAATGCTTGATCTGGTAAAAAGTGAAGGCAAGCAGCTTAACATCTATTTCTCCATGGCTTTTGGAAATCCATACGGAGAAATGTGGAAATGGGAAGATGTTGATCATTGGGCACAAAGATTCTCAGATATCGGAGTGAAAGATATTTTATTATCG is a genomic window containing:
- the pepT gene encoding peptidase T, with the translated sequence MSTIEFNPLWKEKLLNRFLSYVKIYSTSDAESEITPSTPRQWDIANYITEELKTIGLENVSIDEHGYIMGYVPSNLENDDRPTIGFISHYDTSPDFSGENVKPQVWENYDGNDLLLNQTTGFTLSPARFESLKKYIGQTLITTDGTTLLGADDKAGCAEIVTAAEYLIAHPEIKHGRIAIGFTPDEEIGRGAHKFDVAKFGAEWAYTMDGGEVGELEYENFNAAGAVVKIHGLSVHPGYAYGKMINAALLAAEFAQTLPANETPSTTKGFDGFYHLMDITADISEAKLQYIIRDHDADKFEARKKFMEGKIAEFNQKHGEGTAEVEIKEQYRNMKQQFEGKMHIVDLAAKAMTEAGIEPKIKAIRGGTDGAQLSYMGLPCPNIFAGGINFHGPYEYVALESMEKATEVIINIVKA
- a CDS encoding hydroxymethylglutaryl-CoA lyase, whose translation is MFLTECPRDAMQGWGEFIPTDKKIDYINSLMDVGFDVLDCLSFVSPKAIPQMADSDEVAENIDKSRSKTKVSAIIGNYRGAEKALKHQSVDILGFPFSISETFQHRNTNKSQEEAFDEIIKMLDLVKSEGKQLNIYFSMAFGNPYGEMWKWEDVDHWAQRFSDIGVKDILLSDTTGVATPETIALLFEKIPSKYPEINFGGHFHNRYEDSYSKLKAAYDKGCRRFDSAIKGIGGCPMAKDDLVGNMPTEQVINFMSVEKAEHKLNLLNFESSYNKAKDIFHF